The following is a genomic window from Marinitoga hydrogenitolerans DSM 16785.
TTGAATTTTTGAAAAGTTCTTCGGAAAAATATGTTGGTATGTTTGGGCTACATGCATCACTTTCCTTATCAAATGAAACATTAAAAAAGGTTTCTGATACTTTAGAGGGAGCGCCAATACATATACATGTTGCTGAAAGCATAGAAGATGAAGAAGATTCATTAAATAAATACGAAAAAAGAGTAGTAGAAAGATTAGAAAAGTTTAACCTATTGAATAAAAATTCAATATTATCCCATTGTGTGCACATAAATGAAAAAGAAGCGGATATTATGTCAAAATATGATATATATGTTGCATTAAACCCTACATCAAACATGAATAATGCAGTGGGATTACCAAATTATAAATTATTAAAAGAAAAAGGAATAAACACTATTGTGGGTAATGATGGTTTGGGATATAACATTACAAGAGAGTATTTAAATTTATATTTTACTCAAAAATACAGGTATGGAGATCCGACGTTTTTTAATTTTGAAGATTTAAAAAACAATATAGATAACGTATACAAGCTTGTTGGAGAAATGTTGGGAATAAAACTTGGGAGAATAAAAGAAGGGTATAAAGCTGATATGATATCATATGATTATATACCTTTCACACCGTTGAATAAAGACAATATTTTTGGACATGTATTTTTTGGAATATGGGATAAATTAGATGTTATTGATACAATAATTGATGGGGAATTTTTAATGAAAGATAGAGAGATAAAATTTAAAGTTGAAAAAATTTATAGTGAAGCTAGAAAAGTTTCTGAAAAATTATGGACGAGATTATAAAAACATCTCCAGAAATTATCTGGAGATGTTTTTATTAATTTTTTAATATAATCTCTTTAGTCTTTATAACTGATGTAAGGATGTAATACCTCACCGGAGGTTAAATATTTGCTATGTAAATATTTAACGGATTTTATTTTTCTAATATATATTAAAGTATTTATTCTATTACCCGCAGTAGCGAGTAATGCGGGGATGAACCCATGAGAATATTTTGCACATCAGAACCTGTTGATAAAAAAACATGTTATTACGTAGAACAACTAGATGTGTTGTAAGAAGCACTTGGTCATATAGAAAATTTGGGATATTTTAATATTATATCTCCAGAAGAATCAGGTAAAACTACATTTTTGAAAACATTGATAGAAAATTTAAAAGGAATAAATAATATTATTTAGGAAATAGCAGAAAAAGGAAATAAAGAAATAATATTGATGATAAAGGTAAAATAATAAACCGAGGATTTCCTCGGTTTATTATTTTATTAAATTTAAAAAATAGGATTATTTGTCTCAGTTTACATTACATTAATCCTTCAAGAGATGTATCTTTTAAAAGTTTTTTTACAAAAAATTCTGCAGGCAAAGGTTTTCCACTATATAGTGTTTTAGTTGCATTTATAACATGCCTTATATCATATTTACTTGGATAAATTTCAGGAACTTTTTTATCAAGATTTAATAATTTATAAACAGCTATAATTGCAGAACGTACAGAATATTCCACTGTAAACACACAATCATTTTCTATTTCTACAAATTGACCTAAGAATGCTAAGTTAACGCTTCCTTCTGGTACAACTTCTGGTCTATCTCCTTTTACACGTGGCATAAATTGGCTTGTTATATGCGGCATCATTGCTGGTATAACTATTGCACTATCCACAATTTCTTCCATTAATTCTCCTTCTACTCCAAGATGATATAATAATTCTCTTAATAATTCTTCACCTGTACATTCACTCATTTTTTTCTTTATATAATTACCTTCATTATCCGGGAATAAACCGTATGCCCATAATACCAAGACATTATCTGGCTGGTTTGCAAAATGTGGCTGTCTACTACATGTAACACTCATTAGCCAATTTGAATCTTTTATTGTTACAATACCCCCAGTTACAACTCTTCCAGAATATGGGTCTCTTCCTGTAAGATCTCTAAGAACATCTGCTATTTTTGAATCTTTAAATGTCATTGTAAATGATTCCCATTTTGTTTTGTCAATGTTTTCATAAAAAACTTCTGGTCTTCCAAATGCGGGATCTTTTGCAGCAATATTTTTCCATAAATTCCATACTGGGCCTAATTCCGTATTCAATTCTGGAGCTTTATCCATGCTACCTAAAGTTGAATTTTCTGTCATTGAACCATTTATTACAAATACTAAATCATCTCTTGTTGTTTTTATATATTTTTTCTCTCCATTTTGAATTAAATGAATACCTGTTACAACCTTTTCATTTTCTGTTATATCTATATCAAGATCTATAACCTGTGTGTTATTTACAAAATTAACCCCATGTTCTTTTAGCCATCTTATTAATGGTATTACAAAAGAGTCATATTGATTATATTTTGAAAATAAAATATCTCTTAATTCTGTCATACCTGGTAATAGATGAATAAATCTTTCCATATATCTTTTCATTTCTAATACACTATGCCAATTTTGAAATGCAAACATACTTCTCCATAATAACCACATATCTGTTTCTAAAAATGATGGATCAAAAAATTCTTCAACAGTCATTGCTCCCAAATCTTCTTCTTTCATTAAAAATAGCTTTGTTAATTGTTTTATATGTTTTTCTTCTAACCCTAGTGTTTTAACAGGTACTCTTTCGCCACCACTTTTAATTACCCTTTGGGCAGATACATTCGGATCCCAGTCATTTATTTCTTTCATTTCATCAAGTACTGTTTTGTTTGGATCCTCAAGTGATGGAATATCTGCGAACATATCCCATGTACATTCATAATGTTCTTCCATTTCTCTACCACCGCGGATAATATAACCGTTTTCAGGATCACCTATACCATCTAAAGCTCCACCGTTTATATCTTTTCTTTCAAAAATTGTAATATTTTTTCCGTCCATATGACCGTCTCTTATTAAGTAAAATGCTGCTGCTAAAGATGCTATACCTGAACCTACAAGATAGGCTTTTTTATTTTCAATTCCTTTTGGTTTTTTTGGATTATATTCTCTTTGATAAACACTCATTCTTGATAACCTCCTTCAAATTTTTCTGACATGATTAAGTATAAACCTTTTTTTTATGTTTGTAAATAAACAAAATTGCCTATATGTGCAAACTTGCAACACATTAGGCAATTTGTGAAAATATAAATTCTCTAAAAAAATATAGCGACACAAAGTCGCTATATTTTTATTTTCATGCAATTATTTAATATAATATTTTTAAAACTTTCGGAAGTTCTTTGCCAATCAATGAGATCAACTCTAAAAGGCAAATCCGAATCCTGAAAATCTTCTTCAATTTCAAACAAAATTGTTAAATCTAACTTTTTTCCACAATCAATAGCAATATCAAGATCTGAAGATTCATTTGATTTACCAGTAATTCTGG
Proteins encoded in this region:
- a CDS encoding amidohydrolase family protein translates to MVKVIINCDIFDYESYRKNQYIRFDEEIIKVGPMEDFKKNGNENIIDFKGKLVMPGFVNGHTHIYSTFARGMSVDFNPKSFSDILKQLWWKMDSKIDLETTYYSALVSGIEFLKNGITAVIDHHASGMAIKGTLNELKKGLSDEIGIRGIFCFETSDRFDVDECIQENVEFLKSSSEKYVGMFGLHASLSLSNETLKKVSDTLEGAPIHIHVAESIEDEEDSLNKYEKRVVERLEKFNLLNKNSILSHCVHINEKEADIMSKYDIYVALNPTSNMNNAVGLPNYKLLKEKGINTIVGNDGLGYNITREYLNLYFTQKYRYGDPTFFNFEDLKNNIDNVYKLVGEMLGIKLGRIKEGYKADMISYDYIPFTPLNKDNIFGHVFFGIWDKLDVIDTIIDGEFLMKDREIKFKVEKIYSEARKVSEKLWTRL
- a CDS encoding oleate hydratase: MSVYQREYNPKKPKGIENKKAYLVGSGIASLAAAFYLIRDGHMDGKNITIFERKDINGGALDGIGDPENGYIIRGGREMEEHYECTWDMFADIPSLEDPNKTVLDEMKEINDWDPNVSAQRVIKSGGERVPVKTLGLEEKHIKQLTKLFLMKEEDLGAMTVEEFFDPSFLETDMWLLWRSMFAFQNWHSVLEMKRYMERFIHLLPGMTELRDILFSKYNQYDSFVIPLIRWLKEHGVNFVNNTQVIDLDIDITENEKVVTGIHLIQNGEKKYIKTTRDDLVFVINGSMTENSTLGSMDKAPELNTELGPVWNLWKNIAAKDPAFGRPEVFYENIDKTKWESFTMTFKDSKIADVLRDLTGRDPYSGRVVTGGIVTIKDSNWLMSVTCSRQPHFANQPDNVLVLWAYGLFPDNEGNYIKKKMSECTGEELLRELLYHLGVEGELMEEIVDSAIVIPAMMPHITSQFMPRVKGDRPEVVPEGSVNLAFLGQFVEIENDCVFTVEYSVRSAIIAVYKLLNLDKKVPEIYPSKYDIRHVINATKTLYSGKPLPAEFFVKKLLKDTSLEGLM
- a CDS encoding nucleotidyltransferase family protein yields the protein MTFDIKEEYFNLIIEILKRHMCNCTIIIFGSRITGKSNESSDLDIAIDCGKKLDLTILFEIEEDFQDSDLPFRVDLIDWQRTSESFKNIILNNCMKIKI